The Eulemur rufifrons isolate Redbay chromosome 14, OSU_ERuf_1, whole genome shotgun sequence sequence CGTTCATTTAAGGAAATGTTATGCTGtgattataaataacattttaggaAATGCTTGAGACATTGGGAAAATGTTGGCGTTAAATTGGTAtgtaaaaaaaagttagaaaatacttTGTACACATGATAATTGGTCTCTGTGTTTGTGTACTTGGATATTAAAAGGAAGATGTAATTTTCTCTGTGCCCTAGAAAAAAGGGAAGACATAATTTACCCATGATATTCCAGTTTCTGACATTCTCTACTTCTCCcaactatataaaaatacacCACTTGCTGTTCTTGATAACTTTTCCTGAAAAATGTGTAGAACAGCCTATGCTTTGATTTTCATACAAAACCCTTCACGACTTCACTCCCAATGCATTTATAAATTCCAAATAGGAAACCAGTACAGAGCTATCGTCCATTTCGGCCAAACAACTTCTAACAGCaacttcaaagagaaaataaggtGCAGATGCATAGAATATATGGGATGATATGTAAGAACATGTGAGGGTGGGAAGGGAAACCAGAGGGCTGAGGGCTAGAAGGAAACTCATGTTTCATTGTAAGACATAATTCtcgaaagaagatagaaaatttgcaaaatattcaaattcgttaaatatcaaagaaatataaattaactcCTTTGtaattttaagattaaatttaattttaaaattaattctttgtaattttaatcCTTTGAAATACAAATCCTATCCTTTCTGTACGCTTTAACTTTTTGGGTTCAGTGCATTTTTGTCAAATGAAGAGCGTAGGAAAAAAAGTTTGCATTTCTGGTTTGCTACTTACTTCTATAtagcctcaggcaagtcacttgacctcggtctgagcctcagtttccccattaaaGGAGCTAAAATAAAACTCACTCTGCAGGATTGTGGACATGATTGGATGCATAGAAATCTCCCAATATGTtctggtgcatagtaggtgcttgttagctgtagttattattattaacctTGTATCTACCTGAGGCTGTAGGGAGAACCGAAGCAGAATGTAATTATCTGTGTTGGAACAAAGCCAGGATACCTGAGTCTTGCAAAACATGCAGCTGAATGTTCAATCAAGATACGTTAAATACACACAGCCTCAGAACATAGCCAGTGCTTTCCCTGAAGGTTCAGGAAGTAAAACGCATCTCACCACAGCACatctgctcatttttaaaaattccacaacTAATTAGCCAGATTCCTCATCAGTGATCTCTGTGTGGATTAACTAAATATGTCAGCAAACCCTGGCCCTTCTCTGTTAAACACAGGTGATTTCTTCTACCTACTAGTGCCTCCAGCAAGTTGCTAAATGCCTGGGGAATTGGGCAGTTGAGGCTAACTTTTACTTAACCCACTGAAAGGCATTGCTCATGCAGAAGATCGGTCTGATAGCTCTTTAGAATTTGGAAGGCACAATAGTTTAGCAGTAAAACCTACAGACACTGGAGTCAGCCTGGCATGGCCTCTAATTCTGCTCGCTCACCTCTTGACTGAGTAATCCCAGATAAATTATTTAAcccctttaagcctcagttttctcatctgttaagtgGGGCCAATTATGGTGCCTGCCTTATGGGATTATTGTCATAATTAAGTGTGACAAGGGATGAGAATTGAATAAGAAAATGTATGGTAATTTATACAGTGCTTAGTGCTCAGTAAGGCCTCAGAAATGTTAACTAAACAAAGATGTATGTGCTTTCGCATTAGAAAATTCAAAGGGAGCAATAATGTCCTCATAAAGGCAATCAGAGAAGGTCCCCTACTGCAGAAACATGTACATAACTGCGTGCTCTTTAAGGAACACTTTaacaaccaggaaaaaaaaaaaaaaaaaaaacagtcacaaAGAACATTCATGTTCTCCTCTGTGTCAAGCTTATAAATAACTTGCTCATTAGACATCctaaaaggaaaatgtgagaaaagcTGTTTAAAAGTATGATTCTATTATGGTCAAAAAAATTTCAatggttttaaagaaaaaaaaaataaagcaatgctcctttaagaagaaaatttttctagAAAACCCAAGTCTGATTATTATTGTGATTATCAAATGGAATCTATCATATGTCCACATTTTTTTCAAGGAGTGGGCTGTCATAGAAATGTAATGAATCACTATTTAATTCTAAGTACTCATGTGAAAAGTAATTTTCTGATTAGCAAGGATGTCAAAAGAGAGCTATCCgaagctttgatttttttttctgattgtacAAGATTGTCCTGGAAGATACATGGTCTTTTCTTTATTATACCAAGAATCTTGAAATGGAAGAAGGTATTCACTAGTTAACTGTTATGTCTTGAAGTTAATTCTAAGAATAGTCACTGCTCCAAAGGCAGTAATTTAGTCTGTTgtacttttactttatttctaaagaaatatttttgtcaaaaatctgTTATTTCCCAGAAAGTTATAGCCAATTTCCAAAATCTCAGGTCTCATCCCATCTCCCAGTTGTGGTAAAAACTTGTTGCATCTGTAAAGTATAATCCCCACCGGAAACTATTTAGTGTGGAGAAAAACACAGGCCTGAGTTGTGATCTAGTCTCCATCACTTAAAAATTTGGGCACACCAAGCAATCACTGAAACtttctgagtctcattttccaCATAGAGAATGCGGAAAGTGGTACAAGGTGACTATTCCTTATCTGAAACGCTTGGGCCAGAAGTGTTCCagattgcagatttttttttggaTTGTGGAaaatttgcattatacttaccggTTGAACATTCCAAATCtgcaaatctgaaatctgaaatgttccagtgagtatttcctttgagcatcatgttggcactcaagtCGTTtcggattttggaacattttggattttggatttttaaattgagatgctcaacctgtatgtTTCTTACAGggctattatgaggattaaatacatTGTATCTAAAGTGTTAGCTCTTGTTACATGATGCCCTACACAGCCTCCCTCTGTACTTATTATCATTGCAACTAAGTTTGATTTTGATTGTTAACTCACCACCAAAGCTTTTGAGTCTGAAGCTTTCATTGTTCTCTGTGCTTActcctttgtttattttcaggAAGTTCATCTAAGTGTTTGTGTGCGTACAAGTTTTCCACGTGAATTTTCAGGTAGACCCATCTATGTATGGCTACAGTATAAAGGAAGACGGGTCAATCTCGATTGTCATGATGTCATGGCTGTTGTACAGCTTCAACTAGTTTATTCAACATTGAGAAGCAAATTTGTTTGTGCTATGCACTGCCCCTGATActgagggaaatttttttttgtcttaattaaGGAGCTTATAATCTAGCTGaggagacaaaaacaaagaaaaatgctaaaGGTGGAAATGCACTCAAGGAACAATGACCGCAGATGAGGCGGTGGCACCTCACTCTACTCCAGAGAGTGCAAGAGTGACTTGGTTAAGCCAGCATGAGTTTGGGTACACTGATATCCAAACGAACACTATGATCACCTGGCAACCAAGAGGTCGTATCTTTTCCAGAAGGAGCAAATGGTCCGTTGTGTCTAATGCTGTAGACAAGAcaaagaatttcttaaaaagtagCCGTTGCATTTATGAGATCAAGCAGCCTTGGCAAGAGATGGGTCTAAAAGCACAGATCAGTTATTCAGCcttgaatgggagaaaaagaCCAGGGATGGCTTTAGGTAGTGTCCGGGTTTGGTTTTCCCCCAGAAGTAGACactgagacaaggatttgaatgcaagaaatttattttaaaggctaTCATAGGAAATACCAGAGAGTGGGGACAGAAGGACTCCTGTGAACGGTGTGTTATGAAGCCAGTCACCTCTGTGGGCACACTGAGGAGCTCTGGGAGACAGTGTGGAATCTAACCTAGAGTTGTCCCAgttgaaaaacaacaaagctgGAGTATTTGCCTACTAAGTCTCTGTCTGTTATTCGTTGAGGGCTGTCTCCAGGGGTCTGAAGCCTCCAGAATTTCGGCCCGTCCTTCACAGGCCAAGCATGCTTCTGCTCAGTCTTCATTGTGTAAGAATGACGACCAAAAGGTATCTGAGCAGAGCGTCAGCAGTGTCTGCTACAAGTGGATGCATCCTCATGCGTGGCACTCGTGTCTTTATAAAATAGACCTCAGACAGCTCCCTTGTCATGGCTATATATGAACCAGGAAATTCCCTTACTAGACTCTGCAtcttccagcaccttgatcttggatgtcccagcctccaaaactgtgggaaataaatgtctgttgtttataagccacccactgtatggtattttgttatagcagctcgaACTGTTAGAGACAGTGGAAAAATGGAAGGATGTGCAGGAGCAAGGTCACCTGTGaagggctgggaagggcagggctgAAGACTTAGAGTGGACTTACAGGTTTGAAATGGCCACCGAGGGATGGAGTGGGAAATTCCAGGTGCACACAAAAAATCGCTCACAGACGCTAGGGACTCTGATGAATTGTGACTCATGACTCAAAAGCGGAATCAATGCCCCAGTAACACTTTAAAAACACGAGGTACAAACTAGCAAAGGAAGGTGGAGCAAATGTCTCCCTTTTGGGGTtcttgagtttgttttgttttttcaaatttatgaaaCAGAGGTCACCATCTGGGTGGTGTCGAAAGTCCTGCATCAGACCCGCTACTTAAAGTTGTATGAGCTGTTTTCTGCCCAGGAGTGCCCAGCCAAGGGAGAAATGGAGGTGAAATCAAGTCTACATTTAGTTTGCCAAGCTGTCTCCCCTGCACCTGGGCTTACCAGGAAGTGGCACTTGTCTATTTTGCACGAGGCTGGAAGTGGCCCTGGGCTTCACAAGAGAAATCCCCTCCACCGGGGTTTGGGCCAATGTGGATCTTCAAAAGTGGGTTATCCAGACCCCGTGTCCCATGGAGTGATGTGAACACACCCTCTACAGTGCCCCAGTCCCAAGATGCACTTCCCAAGAAAGGTTTTCTGCCTATTAGCctcagagagagaaacaaaaagctATATTTCAATTTGTTTATTGCTCTAAAGCATCTGTTACTTTGCTATGCTTTGCAGGGAAACTTGGCATCTCATATTCATAAACGAGCTGCTTTGGGTTTAATTGTGCAACTAACTCGAGCTATAAAACAGAATCCACGGCTGCCTGGAGAGGGTTTTGAGGGAGAAGAAAACGAGCCTCCAGTGCTACTTTGCTTAGAAGATAATCCGTGTGTTAACTACACCCCCTGTGAGTGACGCACATTTACCTCTCAGTCTTGGGGTGTGAGGGAGCGAGCCGGGGTCCCCATGCATGAGCTGGGAGAGAAAGGCTGATTTCTGATGGTCTGACCCTTGGAGACAGGCTGGAAGAACCGGGCTGGGCCAGATGGCCTGTCTGTACCTACAACTCCCAGCCTTTTGGCAACCAGTGACCACCGGGCTGGGCGATTGTGTGCAGGACCTTCTGCTTGGTGTTCCTCTAGGGGAACGGTCCCCATTTCATCCTCAGTAGAGGAGCATCTCTGGTAAAAATCTAGGACAAACATGGAATCCATAATGATGTACGGTGAGGCAGGGAGTGTggcttttcccttttcctctgtctCTGGGACTTGCCTATTGCAGAGAAATGATGGCGCTCGTATTCCCACCTGGGGCAGGACCCACCTGTCCTAGTTTTTAGAGGTAAGACTGGAAGCTGCACCTCTGACTTTTCTCTCCTAGGCCCCCCTGAGAGTGACGCCAGTCCAGATCCCTTCTGCGACTTGCTGGTTGGGTGCCCCAACTTTTCCGTCAGGCAGGACCCAAAGTCAAGTTTAAAAGGAGACGCCTAGCTGCATAATGCCTAATTTTGGCCTTGGGTTCAAGACGTAGTCTTCAATCTAGCTGGACTAGGAATATgagtagaaattatattttaatgttcacctgcctctttttttttaatttagtttagaaccagggagggaggagggatgtGATTCATTGCTAACCTTGAACCTCAACAGAAAGGAGGTATGCAGTTCACCCACCATCTAATATTTTACCACCTTTTTGGCCTCTCCAATTTTTCTGGCTCTCTCTTAAAGGGTGTCAAAGCCTCACATTGAGTTGTGGGGCTAAAGCTCTGGACAGCAGTTGGCTGACACTGCTGGGCTGCTGGGACACGCcctgaactttttaaaataaactatcatTACCTTTCATCCTGTGACTCTTGGAGGCAAGAATGGTCCATGTGCTTGGGAATTGGCATCTGTTTGCAGTTTATAATATTCTGCAAGCACTATCAAGTGATCTGAATTTTCCCCAAATGGAGCATATGGATGGCAGGAATGTTGCTGTGATCTGGAAATCTTAAACGCAGCTAAGTTCACCTCCCTCGCTGAACCGCACGACTCTCTTGGAAATCCTAcgcatgttatttttttaaagtgaagtcagaaataaagattttcatgTGAAATTTTCTCAGTCATAAAattttggcaaacattttttaaacaacatcaacagctaccaaaaaaaaaaaaaaaaaactatgataaGGACCAAATAAAATGTGTCCCTGATGCTCTAGCCAACAAGCTGCCAGTTTGCAGCCTATGTGCCTTGGCCACTAGCATATTcgtctttcttttatttctgtttattaagGACCCGTTAAATTTTGGACACTTGAGAGGATGCTGGGAGAAGACAGGCAAGCAAAGGACCCACAGTTTTTGTGCTTATGAGTCTTGCACACAATTAAGCCATGCAACTTTGGCATAAATTTCTTAGCTGCTATGAAGTATCTTTTCCAGCTTCCCAAGGCCACTGGAAACCTTTCTGTCCTCATTGTGCTGAGAAGTTGGGGTTTTTGCCGTGGAAGTCACCTGTGCCTATGTAGACCCCTTTGTTCCTACCCTTGTCAGTTTCCTGCAAGCTCTACTTTCAACTGGTTTCCTTTGACTCTTCCCATTCCAACACGGCTGGacgtgaattctttttttttttttttaacaacataatgggtttatatttaatatagtacTTCTCACCATGAGGATGTTACTCTGTTAAAtaatacaaagttttttttaCATTAGATCTCTTCTCTATTTCAATGTTAAtataaaggtttttatttttacattaagtgttttttccattttaatattagTTACTGAAtacattttcctaaatttttttttacccagAGATAAGCGTTTCAATTTTTTGGCTGACTATGTGATATCTAAATACAGTATTAACTTGGGAGATAAGACAAAAATCTAGTAAAAAAACGGAGAAAAGACTCCTCAACAATGCAGGAGGCAGTGATTATAACTTAATAGTGGTGATTTCCTAGGATTCGGGGCAAAagcttcctttcttcctatttcacgtgctttgaaaattctaaaactgTGAAATGTTACTTATGTAAGTGTCAGCCATCTTACTTCTTTGACCCCCTTTCTAACCAGCAGATACAAATtgtaggctttattttttagtgCACTACTTGTtgtaaagaaaacatattttcccatttatatatCAACTTGTTCACAttttaagcaaaacaacaaagaatATGAAACTCCCCTATTTACTGTTTCTTGGAAACTTTCAGACACCGAAGCTCAGGTTTAGCCTTAACAGCACAAAGGTTTTCAAGGTAAGGTTTGATTCAGGAGGTCCTTCAAAGTCACATCTGTCCCTGTCTCCTCCGTACATACGCCCCCAAGCAAGCACAAGTGCTGAGAACCACAGCTGACAGGAGAGCAGCTGCACCTCCGGCTTCCACTGCCTCGACCACAGGCAGCACCAAAGGCAGTGAAATGAGGACCGAGAGCAATCGTGTTGAAACTGAAGTCATGATGTTGGGATCTTGAGGGCTGAAGCTTCCAAAGAAATGGTGTATATCTAATTCCATCTGACTTGAAAGGTGTCCCTTCCTGGAGCTCCGGATGCTAAGGCTAAGAGGTTCCATGTGACACAGACTTCCAGGGAGCAGCCATTACAGGAATCATGAATTCTGGTGCCCTCTTTAGAGCATGGCTCTGCTCACATGACTCTACCTCATCTCCAATGTCTGCCCCGCCCAGTTGAGTGTCCTCTCACCTCTCCCTCAGCATCAGGGAAGGAAGGGAACCAGCATTTCACTGACCACCTGTTCATCTCAGGAAACAAGCAGGAGCATCCCCAGGTGTTCTCGcttaaccctgccaacaaccctataAGACatgtctattattatttttatttttcagatgaggacgATGGCTTTAGACAAGGTAAATTCTTTCCCAAGATCATAGAACGACTcaatggcagagctaggatttcaACTGAGATCTGTtctttggttgcaagtgacagaaactcagCTCAAACAACAAGGGAATTTATTGCCACCCGTACTTTGGAAGTCCAGTGACTCATCTAGTCTCAGGCCCCTCTGGATCCAGGGGGTCACATAGCATCTTTCTTTCTCACTGTGACTCACCAGTCATGGTCTCTCTCCCAGCCGAAGGGTCCCTGAGCCCCATGTGGGGTCTGTGACGGTGGAAGAATCCCCATACAATGAGGGCAGAAGGCAGAAGTCATTGCCTTATCCTCTTTGGGAGCCCAGGGAAAGATTCCAGACACAAGCATATTTGGAGGAAGAATTCAGCAGTGGAGTTGCTACCTCCAGATTAATTTACACTCCAGCGGCCCCCAGAGAGGCTGACAGACTGATGGATGGCAATGCCTGCTGGGTGTGCAGCCGCATTAATGCTGCCTCGAACTCAGCTCATTAGCTCCGagctcctctccttcccttgccACACCTCGGACACAGCCAGTCTCACGCAAGATGGAGCCGGCTCACCCGGGCCACGTGCACTCAGTGTCGGATCCCTGGGTGGATTCCCAGTGGGGCTGCCCAACCCCCTACCCCATCTGCCATCTGCCTCCATCCTTCCGAGGACGTGTGCAGAACACGCACCTGGCAAGAACACAGTGCACACAGGAGCTCAATCACCTTCCCCGGGGGAGCCCAGGAACAGTCCCGAAGCTAGGAGGGCTCACGACAGCAGCCGGCCTGCCTGCAGGGCATTAGGCCTGTGAAGGCTCTGGAGACCGTCTACAAGACACTGCAACACCTGGTGGATTCTGTTGGAATCCAAAGACATAATCAGTCAGACGGGTTATTTGCTTGGAAAACAGAGCATCAGTTTGGGGCTGTCTAGACAGAGATGCTGGGCTGGTGACGACATGGCACAGTTGTTGAGTTTGTAGCCAGAGCCCAGGCAGTCTGCGGAGATGGTCCTGGCACTGACTTATGAAGATGGTGCTCAGCTCGTGAAGAGTACAGAATGGCTGACTGACTCCCACTCTTCCCCCCTGAGATTGCTGCAGGAATAGAAGAGGGCTTCGGGCAATCCCAAGACGCTATCTGCCCGCTCCTTCTGCTCCTCCGCTTCCTCTCCAACCATTGCCCCTCCCTTGCTCCACTCCAGCCTCAATGGCTATTTTGCAGTCAAACATGCCAGGTACacgcccacctcagggcctttgcacgtgtcGTTCTCTCTGCATGGACACTCTCTCTGCACGGATGCTCTTCCCTCAGAAGTGCATGCGGCTTCCTCTCTCACCCTCTTCAAGTCTCAAATGTCACCCTTGCCCTTTTGGGGACTTCCCTGACCACCTGTTTAAAACTGCAATGCCCCTCGTCTGGCACTCCTTATCCCCAGTTCTTGTTATTTCCTCTGTATCACTTACCACCTTCTAACATGCCCGGTCATTTTACTTACTCCTTTTGTTTGGACCACGTTATGCCCCTGCCTCATACCCTTCAGTGGTTCCCCATGGCTTATGGGGTGGGACGATTTCGGGGGGTCAGTAGGCCCAGCACAGCTAACACTGAATCCTAGACCAAAAAGGGAAATCTCTTTCCAACCTCTCCCTTAGTCAAGGACAAAGTCtcagtttagtgttagtgtgtcTGGAACACCCCTCTAGCATGTGTTCATCTCCATTTGTTAACGAAGAAAGGGCAGATCTCAGTCTCTAACACATAGATTTTGTGTTGTCAGAGATTGCCAGAGTAGACT is a genomic window containing:
- the LOC138394527 gene encoding small integral membrane protein 30-like, translated to MTSVSTRLLSVLISLPLVLPVVEAVEAGGAAALLSAVVLSTCACLGAYVRRRQGQM